A region from the Vibrio sp. SS-MA-C1-2 genome encodes:
- a CDS encoding ATP-binding cassette domain-containing protein — protein MSALLEVENLAKDYHYRSGLFHRRVIQAVKPLSFSLNAGETIALIGENGSGKSTLAKMLNGMVDPSSGSIKVNGERLHPKDYSTRCKLIRMIFQDPNTSLNPRLRIGQILEGPLKRNTNMSPHDRERRIAATLKRVGLLEEHAYFYPQMLATGQKQRINLARALILQPCIIVADEAFNGLDMSIRSQILNLLLELQEEMGLAYVYVSQHLGSVKHISDKVLVMQNGHVVEQGETRDIFANPQHKLTQKLIQSHFSPPTRDNKKQIRRDMYTPKIEI, from the coding sequence ATGAGTGCATTACTTGAAGTTGAAAACTTAGCCAAAGACTACCATTATCGATCGGGTCTCTTCCATCGTCGAGTGATTCAAGCGGTGAAGCCCCTCTCATTCTCTCTCAATGCAGGAGAGACCATCGCGCTGATAGGTGAAAATGGCTCAGGTAAATCTACCTTGGCAAAAATGTTAAATGGCATGGTTGATCCAAGTTCAGGATCGATTAAAGTAAATGGCGAGAGGCTTCATCCTAAGGATTATAGTACTCGTTGCAAACTGATCAGAATGATCTTTCAAGATCCCAATACATCACTAAACCCAAGACTACGTATTGGGCAAATACTGGAAGGCCCACTCAAAAGAAATACCAATATGTCACCTCATGATAGAGAGCGTCGTATCGCGGCAACCTTAAAGCGAGTTGGATTATTGGAAGAGCATGCTTACTTTTATCCTCAAATGCTGGCAACAGGACAAAAGCAACGTATAAATTTAGCTCGAGCTCTAATATTACAACCTTGTATTATCGTTGCTGATGAAGCATTTAATGGCTTAGATATGTCAATTCGATCGCAGATACTCAACTTACTGTTAGAGCTGCAAGAAGAGATGGGGCTGGCTTATGTCTATGTATCTCAACACCTTGGTTCAGTAAAACATATATCAGATAAAGTTTTGGTGATGCAAAACGGTCATGTTGTGGAACAAGGAGAGACACGAGATATTTTTGCAAACCCTCAACATAAGCTCACTCAGAAATTGATTCAAAGTCATTTTTCTCCGCCAACCAGAGATAATAAAAAGCAAATTCGTCGAGATATGTATACGCCTAAAATCGAAATCTAG
- the pyrF gene encoding orotidine-5'-phosphate decarboxylase, with protein sequence MNNSKIIVALDYDNQNEALQFVDSIDPKSCRLKVGKEMFTLYGPEFVRQLHQRGFSVFLDLKFHDIPNTTAKAVAAAAELGVWMVNVHASGGERMMVAAREALQPYGEQRPLLIAVTVLTSMEQSDLQGLGIQVTPAQQVMNLATLTKNSGLDGVVCSAHESSLLKAELGADFQLITPGIRPAGSDSGDQRRIMTPVEAVTAGSDYLVIGRPITQSEQPNKVLATINQQLAAL encoded by the coding sequence TTGAATAATTCTAAAATTATTGTTGCCTTAGATTATGATAACCAAAATGAGGCACTACAGTTTGTCGATAGCATTGATCCTAAAAGCTGCCGTTTAAAGGTAGGTAAGGAGATGTTTACTCTTTATGGGCCTGAATTTGTAAGACAATTACATCAACGTGGTTTTTCTGTTTTTCTTGATTTAAAATTCCACGATATTCCGAATACAACGGCAAAAGCGGTGGCGGCTGCTGCAGAGCTAGGTGTATGGATGGTCAATGTACATGCGAGTGGCGGAGAGCGGATGATGGTTGCAGCAAGAGAGGCGCTACAGCCTTATGGTGAACAACGCCCGCTATTAATTGCTGTAACGGTTTTAACCAGTATGGAGCAGTCAGACTTGCAAGGTCTTGGTATTCAAGTAACGCCTGCGCAGCAAGTTATGAATCTGGCGACATTAACTAAAAATAGTGGGTTAGATGGTGTGGTTTGTTCTGCCCATGAATCTTCACTATTAAAAGCGGAATTAGGCGCAGATTTCCAATTGATAACTCCGGGGATCCGTCCAGCAGGAAGTGATAGTGGTGATCAACGTCGAATTATGACACCGGTTGAAGCGGTTACTGCAGGTTCTGATTATTTAGTGATTGGACGCCCGATTACTCAATCAGAACAACCTAATAAAGTACTGGCAACAATCAACCAACAGCTCGCCGCACTTTAA
- the lapB gene encoding lipopolysaccharide assembly protein LapB, giving the protein MLELLFLLLPIAAAYGWYMGYRSAHQKKEQQSNHMSRQYVAGLNLLLSDQADKAVDHFIDLLQVDSETIDTHLALGNLFRSRGEVDRAIKLHQNLIARTNLSIDEKNLALEQLAKDYFVAGFFDRAVSILDQLVDEPEHQKSSLQQLLTIYQQMRDWDKAIEVANKLIKLGQSALKMDIAHFYCELAIQSLDVNDIPQAKQRLKKAINSDKACVRAALISAQLAIDNQDFKLALKYLEPILELNKEFISEALPLIEICYAKMDKELAYIKFLQRCIDGKAGATAELQLAEMIDHTQGVGVAQSFLTKQLVKNPTMKGFYHLMDYHLEEAEDGRAKESLTTLRKLVGEQLKIKPHYRCVKCGFSTRSLYWHCPSCKGWGTVKPIRGLDGE; this is encoded by the coding sequence ATGCTAGAGCTGTTATTTCTTCTGTTACCTATTGCTGCCGCATACGGTTGGTATATGGGTTACCGAAGTGCTCATCAGAAAAAAGAACAGCAGTCTAATCACATGTCTAGACAATATGTGGCAGGTTTAAACCTACTATTGTCTGATCAAGCTGATAAGGCTGTTGATCACTTTATCGATCTTCTTCAGGTCGATAGTGAAACTATTGATACTCACTTGGCACTTGGAAATCTTTTTCGAAGCCGAGGTGAGGTCGATCGTGCGATTAAACTTCATCAAAATCTAATAGCACGTACCAACCTCTCTATTGATGAAAAAAACCTAGCTTTAGAACAGTTAGCAAAAGACTACTTTGTTGCTGGATTTTTCGATCGAGCGGTCTCTATTCTCGATCAGCTTGTCGATGAGCCCGAACATCAAAAATCTTCTCTTCAACAACTTCTGACTATTTATCAACAAATGCGCGATTGGGACAAAGCTATTGAGGTAGCCAATAAGCTCATTAAATTAGGGCAAAGTGCTTTAAAAATGGATATCGCTCACTTTTATTGCGAGCTTGCCATTCAAAGCTTAGATGTCAATGATATCCCACAAGCGAAGCAGCGTTTAAAGAAAGCGATAAATAGCGATAAAGCGTGTGTGCGTGCTGCACTTATTTCTGCGCAATTAGCGATTGATAATCAAGATTTTAAATTAGCATTAAAATACTTAGAGCCGATTTTAGAGTTAAATAAAGAGTTTATTAGTGAAGCATTACCATTGATTGAGATCTGTTATGCCAAGATGGATAAAGAGTTGGCATATATTAAATTCCTGCAACGCTGTATTGATGGAAAAGCTGGAGCAACCGCTGAATTACAACTTGCAGAGATGATTGATCACACCCAAGGGGTTGGTGTTGCTCAGAGCTTTTTAACTAAGCAGTTAGTCAAAAACCCAACAATGAAAGGCTTCTATCATTTGATGGATTATCATTTGGAAGAGGCGGAAGATGGTCGAGCAAAAGAAAGCTTAACCACGTTACGAAAACTTGTTGGAGAGCAATTAAAAATCAAGCCACATTATCGGTGTGTTAAATGTGGATTTTCAACTCGCTCTCTTTATTGGCACTGCCCATCTTGTAAAGGCTGGGGAACAGTAAAGCCAATTCGAGGATTAGATGGCGAGTAA
- a CDS encoding LapA family protein yields the protein MKILGIIILTAIFVIALALGSQNQELVNFNYLFAQGDFQLSTLLGGAFGSGFVLGGILCGLLYLKARYDRRRLSKKVLKQQKEIDTLRTEPAVKG from the coding sequence CTGCCATTTTTGTTATAGCCCTAGCTCTAGGTTCTCAAAATCAAGAGCTGGTGAATTTTAATTACCTGTTTGCTCAAGGTGACTTCCAATTATCGACTTTATTAGGTGGTGCATTTGGTAGTGGCTTCGTTCTTGGAGGCATTTTATGTGGCCTACTTTATCTCAAAGCAAGATATGATCGTCGTCGCTTAAGTAAAAAAGTATTAAAACAACAAAAAGAGATCGATACTTTACGTACTGAACCGGCGGTAAAAGGTTAA
- a CDS encoding oligopeptide/dipeptide ABC transporter ATP-binding protein, with protein sequence MPLLDIKHLTIEIDTPQGRVKAVDRVSLTLAEGEIRGLVGESGSGKSLVAKAIVGITKDTWKVTADRMQIGNIDLLKLSARERRKVVGREMAMIFQEASLTLDPSEKILEQLEESIPISVFKGKWWQRWRWRRRQAITLLHKVGIKDHKSIMNSYPYELTEGQCQKVCIAMAIANRPRLLIADEPTNDLDALTQSQIFRLLSNMNQLNNTAILLISHDLTAVTHWADRITVMYCGQSVESGNREQLVNNTRHPYTAALLAANPDFDNETEIVHKSKLPTLPGSIPPLQHLPIGCRLGPRCPYAQRKCVEVPYRVIDKNHKYSCHFPLNMEAEK encoded by the coding sequence ATGCCATTATTAGATATTAAACATTTAACGATTGAAATTGATACCCCACAAGGTCGAGTCAAAGCGGTCGACCGAGTAAGTTTAACCCTTGCTGAAGGGGAAATTCGTGGCCTAGTGGGTGAATCAGGTTCAGGTAAAAGTCTGGTTGCCAAAGCGATTGTTGGTATTACTAAAGATACTTGGAAGGTAACAGCTGATCGCATGCAGATCGGTAATATTGATCTATTAAAATTGTCAGCCAGAGAACGTCGTAAAGTTGTTGGTCGTGAAATGGCCATGATTTTCCAAGAAGCTTCATTAACGTTAGATCCTTCAGAGAAGATCCTTGAACAGTTAGAAGAATCAATTCCTATTTCTGTATTTAAAGGAAAATGGTGGCAACGTTGGCGCTGGCGGCGTCGACAAGCCATTACTTTGCTCCATAAGGTAGGGATAAAAGATCATAAGAGCATCATGAATAGCTACCCTTATGAATTAACTGAGGGACAATGTCAGAAAGTCTGTATCGCGATGGCAATCGCTAACCGTCCTCGCCTATTAATTGCTGATGAACCAACCAATGACCTCGATGCGCTGACTCAAAGTCAGATTTTTCGTTTATTAAGTAATATGAATCAACTTAATAATACTGCAATATTGTTGATCAGCCATGATTTAACCGCCGTGACTCACTGGGCAGATCGAATTACCGTGATGTATTGTGGCCAATCCGTAGAGTCGGGAAATAGAGAACAGTTAGTCAATAATACTCGCCACCCTTATACCGCTGCGTTATTGGCGGCCAATCCTGATTTTGATAATGAAACAGAGATTGTCCATAAATCAAAGTTACCAACACTGCCGGGGTCTATTCCTCCCTTGCAACATTTACCTATCGGTTGTCGCTTAGGACCTCGTTGCCCTTATGCACAACGAAAATGTGTTGAGGTTCCTTACCGCGTGATAGATAAGAATCACAAGTATAGTTGCCATTTTCCACTCAATATGGAGGCTGAAAAATGA